The following is a genomic window from Butyricimonas faecihominis.
GAATCCGATATCATTACATGAAAAAATATATTGGATGTTATATTGTACAGATACGTCAATATGGACAGAATTGACAGATAAAGTGAAAGTTCGGAGTTATATAGCACGAATGGGATATGGAAATATCTTGAATAAAGTTTATGCAACATATGATAGTCTTCCTGATATGAATACATTGTTTACAAATGCACCTAGATCATTTGTGGTGAAAACAAACCATTGTGGAGGAGGTGAAGGTGTTTATCTTGTTAAAAACAAGGAGGCTGTAAATAAAAAACGAATTTATTCGGGTTTAAAAAAAGTCATGAAGGATAAATATGGAGTTCGTACAGGTCAACCTCATTATGTAGGAATTAAACCGCAAATCATTGTTGAAAGGTATTTAATTAATGAGGAGGATCCGACAAAAGCGTTACCTGATTATAAATTTTTTTGCTTTAATGGAGAACCACGTTTGATTAATCTTGTTGGGAATAGGAGTATTGAAGAACATACATACCTTGATCATTATTATACAATGTCATGGGAACGTATAGTTTATAAGGAAGATGAAAGTCAAGATTTTCCTCGACCAAAATCATTTGACGAGATGGTTCAGGTAGCACGAAAATTATCTTCTCCCTTTCCTTTTGTGCGACTCGATTTTTATGAAGTTGGGGGAAAGCCAATTTTTGGAGAGATGACTTTTACTCCTGGATTCGATATGTTTTGTGGAACTTATGGTGATAAAATTTTGAAACTAGGAAATTGGATTGATTTATCAGGAACTAAGAAAATTAGAGAATTAAATCCCAAATTTTATTGAATCTGAGTGTTTAGTTTGATTTTGAATAATATTAAAATATTTAATAGGAATTCATGAAAATATATAATGAAATAGATTTGTATCGGTATAATACAATGAAATTACATTCTATCGCTAGGATAATGTATGAACCGGAGAATGTGGACGAATTACTGGCTATTTTTCGAAAATTAAAAAAAGAAGATACTGCATTTTATTTGTTATCTGCAGGAAGTAATATCGTCTTTGGAGCAAGAATTGAACGTCCTATAGTATATTTAATGTCCTTTAATACAAATATGTCATTTTGTGAGGATGGTATATTGGAATGTGGTGCATCTGTACGAATTCAATCTTTACTTGAAAAAATAAAGGAATTTTCTTTAGGAG
Proteins encoded in this region:
- a CDS encoding ATP-grasp fold amidoligase family protein produces the protein MKFSRIIKIIRGNKVTRTLAYPLDLICHHVLARITAAHPYRYPAHNHKWVYGRRMDLENPISLHEKIYWMLYCTDTSIWTELTDKVKVRSYIARMGYGNILNKVYATYDSLPDMNTLFTNAPRSFVVKTNHCGGGEGVYLVKNKEAVNKKRIYSGLKKVMKDKYGVRTGQPHYVGIKPQIIVERYLINEEDPTKALPDYKFFCFNGEPRLINLVGNRSIEEHTYLDHYYTMSWERIVYKEDESQDFPRPKSFDEMVQVARKLSSPFPFVRLDFYEVGGKPIFGEMTFTPGFDMFCGTYGDKILKLGNWIDLSGTKKIRELNPKFY